TCCGCTGACGGAGTCCCGGCGCCCGGACCGGGCGGCGACAGGAAGCCCGGAGACGAAGGCATGAAGAGCGGCAGCTACCACATGGCCTCCTTTGACTACGCCTACAACTGTGTAGCCGTTATGGAGTGGCTCTTCGCCCAAAGCAAATAGGCGGCCCATGCACGACATATGGAACCCCTGGCACGGCTGCAGAAAATGCAGCGAAGGGTGTATGAACTGCTATATGTATTATCTCGACGCTATGAGAGAACATGACGGCGCGGATATATACAGGACCAAGGCCGGCTTCGCATATCCCCTGTCCAGGGACCGCAACGGCCGTTACAATGTCCGTAGCGGCGAGATGCTCAGGGTCTGCATGACCTCGGACTTTTTTCTGGAGGAGGCGGACCGGTGGAGGCCGGAGGCCTGGGAAATCATCCGCAAGAGGCCGGACGTGAAGTTTTTTCTCCTGACCAAGAGGCCCCACCGGGTCCGGGAGCACCTGCCTCCGGACTGGGGAGACGGCTGGGAAAACGTGATGCTGAACGTGAGCTGCGAAAATCAGCGGCGGGCC
This Abditibacteriota bacterium DNA region includes the following protein-coding sequences:
- a CDS encoding DUF5131 family protein yields the protein MHDIWNPWHGCRKCSEGCMNCYMYYLDAMREHDGADIYRTKAGFAYPLSRDRNGRYNVRSGEMLRVCMTSDFFLEEADRWRPEAWEIIRKRPDVKFFLLTKRPHRVREHLPPDWGDGWENVMLNVSCENQRRA